A segment of the Thermococcus sp. genome:
GCTCAAGTGGATAGACGAGATCCTGGAGCTCGACAGGAAGTGGCGCGAGAACCTGAAGAGGATAAACGCCCTCAGGAAGGAGCGCAACCAGCTTGCCGTTCAGATAGGTAAGCGTAAGAAAGCCGGGGAGCCGATAGATGACCTCCTCGCGAGGAGCAACGAAATAGTGAAGCAGATTGAGGTCCTTGAGAAAGAGGTTGAGGAGCTCAGGAAGAAGATCGACTACTATCTCTGGCGTTTGCCCAACATCACCCACGAGAGCGTTCCGGTCGGCAAGGACGACAGCGAGAACGTCCCCATAAGGTTCTGGGGCAAGGCGAGGGTCTGGGAGGGCTTTCTTGAGAGCTTTAAGGAGCAGAGCCTCGGGAAGATGGACTACGAGGTTCTTGACTGGAAGCCGAGGCTTCACGTTGATATGCTCGAGCTCCTCCGCGGTGCCGACCTTGAGAGGGCCGCCAAGGTCAGCGGTTCGCGCTTCTACTACCTCATGAACGAACTGGTCATCCTCGACCTGGCGTTGCTCCGCTTCGCCCTCGACAAGCTCATCGAGAAGGGCTTCGTCCCGGTTATACCGCCCTACATGGTGCGCCGCTTTGTTGAGGAGGGCGTCACCAGCTTCGGCGACTTCGAGGACGTCATCTACAAGGTCGAGGGGGAAGACCTCTACCTCATCCCGACGGCCGAGCACCCGCTCGCCGGAATGCACGCCAACGAGATAATTGAAGGCAAGGACTTGCCCCTCCTCTACGTCGGAATAAGCCCGTGCTTCAGGAAGGAGGCCGGCACGGCCGGAAAGGATACGAAGGGAATCTTCCGCGTCCACCAGTTCCATAAGGTCGAGCAGTTCGTCTATTCGAGGCCAGAGGAGAGCTGGGAGTGGCACGAGAAGCTAATCCAGAACGCGGAGGAGATATTCCAGGAGCTTGAAATTCCCTACAGGGTTGTCAACATATGCACCGGTGATCTGGGCTACGTCGCTGCCAAGAAGTATGACATAGAGGCCTGGATGGCCGGCCAGGGCAAGTTCAGGGAGGTCGTCAGTGCGAGCAACTGCACCGAGTGGCAGGCGAGAAGGCTTAACATCCGCTACCGCGACAAGACCCACGAGAAGCCCAGGTTCGTCCACACCCTCAACTCGACGGCGATAGCGACGTCGAGGGCGATAGTGGCGATACTTGAGAACTTCCAGACGGAGGAAGGCGTCGTAAAGCTCCCGAGGGCAATCTGGAAGTACACCGGCTTCAAGGAGATTCTGCCGGCCCACATGAAGGAGAGGTGCTGTCAGGACTGACAATGTTTTCCTTTTCCATCTTGTTCTGTGTGTAGTACACGGGTTTATAAGGGGCTGTTCTGTGTAGTGGTCGTTACAGTATTAAAAAGCCCTCCAGAAGAAAAATCAACTATGCCCCTGTATGTTTGGGGTCTTAAACCCCTCCCCTCTCCCTCACCTTTCTCCTGACGTTCGGGTCGCGGTCGGCTATCACTTTCAGGGCCTCCTCAAAGCTCATCCAGTCCGGAACTTCCTCGTTGATGTATATCCCGGTTCTCCCGATGCTGTCCCTCCTCGTGAGGACGTGGATGCGCTCGGTGACTATATCCACACTCACCCCCAGGGTTTTCGCCACCTCGCTCTCCCTTCCGATCACTTCCCGCTCGATGTGTCCCCTCTCGGTGGGGACTATGAGTATCAGCTTCTTATTCACACCGGGGACGCGCTGCCGGGTCTTTACGCCCCATAGGTCTATGGTCCCGCCCCATCTGTAGAACTCAAGCTCCCTGTCCGTGGGGTCGATCAGCGGGAAGGTAACCGTTGTTTCCTCGTCTATCTCGATAACGCCCTTGATGAGATGCCACGGGGTCGCCATGACTATCTTCCTCCTGCTCACTAGTCCCTCAAGGGCGAGCTCGATGAGATAGCTTGGCACCCTGTATGGAATGAAGATGTCTATATCGCTGTCCCGCCTGACGTCTCCCCTGGCAACGCTACCGTAGAGCTGGGGGTCGAA
Coding sequences within it:
- a CDS encoding nucleotidyltransferase domain-containing protein, which gives rise to MVREKVVRVWDEREIVYPPKRWRYLWEKREKALEIMERLEQFDPQLYGSVARGDVRRDSDIDIFIPYRVPSYLIELALEGLVSRRKIVMATPWHLIKGVIEIDEETTVTFPLIDPTDRELEFYRWGGTIDLWGVKTRQRVPGVNKKLILIVPTERGHIEREVIGRESEVAKTLGVSVDIVTERIHVLTRRDSIGRTGIYINEEVPDWMSFEEALKVIADRDPNVRRKVRERGGV
- the serS gene encoding serine--tRNA ligase; the protein is MLDIKLIRENPDLVKGDLIKRGELEKLKWIDEILELDRKWRENLKRINALRKERNQLAVQIGKRKKAGEPIDDLLARSNEIVKQIEVLEKEVEELRKKIDYYLWRLPNITHESVPVGKDDSENVPIRFWGKARVWEGFLESFKEQSLGKMDYEVLDWKPRLHVDMLELLRGADLERAAKVSGSRFYYLMNELVILDLALLRFALDKLIEKGFVPVIPPYMVRRFVEEGVTSFGDFEDVIYKVEGEDLYLIPTAEHPLAGMHANEIIEGKDLPLLYVGISPCFRKEAGTAGKDTKGIFRVHQFHKVEQFVYSRPEESWEWHEKLIQNAEEIFQELEIPYRVVNICTGDLGYVAAKKYDIEAWMAGQGKFREVVSASNCTEWQARRLNIRYRDKTHEKPRFVHTLNSTAIATSRAIVAILENFQTEEGVVKLPRAIWKYTGFKEILPAHMKERCCQD